The stretch of DNA CTTGACACACCAGGTGAATCAACATGTACAGCAGAGACAGCGGTGTAAGGTAAAACTCGTTCCAAATCTTTTGATGCAGAAGGAAGAGTGGTATAGCCAGGGATACCATCCATGCACTGAACTTACAACTTGGTCAATCGAACTTAAATccaattaaaatgaaaaaaaaaaagatctaCTGGACTTCTGAGTTATAAGCGAGAGAAGACTGTGGGAAGAAAAGAATAGAAAAAGAAAATCTAAAAGTTAAATATCAAACTATATAGTTCCTTATGAGGAAGCAACCACCACTAACAAAACCTGAAGTGTCCTGGCGATCCATTTGAAGAGCGAAGAATACTATTTGAACAAGTCACAAGAGACAAGAAAACATTAACTAaggattatttaaatatgttgaGGACCCAGACTCCCGACTGTCATCCTGTTTCAAGACATTAGAATCCATGATTACAAACAAAGTTTTACGTACTAAAACTGACACAATTTGATAATCAATCTAGTGAAAAGAGTAAAGTGGCTTCGAAACAAGAACATCAACTCCATATAATGTCTGCCGAAGCTTGAAACACTCAAATTAGAATATATGAATTCATATATTTCTATAAAAATTAACTCGGCATAGTACCGTGTGCAAGTTGAAATGACATGACAGAACCAAGTACTTTTGGCATATTTTTCAAGGGAGCCGAAACTAAATGACAAGGTCCCAAGGCCAATAAGATCTAAAGGCAGCTCAAGGAAGACATTTGTCAGAATGAAGTGTGTTTATGCATGAGAACAAGCAAGAGAGTGAGGCGTGTACAAACAAAGAGGCAGTAAGAGAAAACGATACAAAACTTTCAGAATCCATCATCTTTTGCTTCAATCAGCTCATTTACAATCAATGGATTCCTTCATTTAATGGGCGTCTAGTGGTTGTTAGATACGTGAACATCATTAACAACAACTTGCACATGAAGATGAGCATGAAAAGCTTAGTCTCCCAAAGGCATAATATTCAGAAACACGATCAAAAGAAATTCATTCAATAGTTCTGTTGTTTAGACTCCACTGTCTACTCCCAATGATTCTGtttccaatttttttcttaataaaaatatttgaaaagagAAACCTCCGTTGTTCCGAACAAAAACCACTGTAGAGAGGTTCAGATTCATAAGgagattaaaaaaaacaaagacgGCAAGAACACGCTTTAGCATACATCTGTCTAActcgaaaaataaaaaagaaaagcaCTTTTTTAATGGAAATTCACCCTCCCTCGAGAAAAAGCACAAAATATCTGTAGTTTGTCAGATTAACTCAAGAAAATCTTGAAGGATGCatagaaaatgaaatgaaatcaaAGCCCCGGCCATTGCAAAAGTTGCCAAGGTAAAGTAAATCGAACCCGAAGAATACTGTCAGACATAAAATCAATCACGTTTAAATATAGATTTATTCAATTTCTTTCAAGCCTTGATTGTCTTCACATGCACATAATCAGAAATAAGCGGCCAAACACGCTTGGAAATATACACACAATCAAATTATCTATCAATCAATAACGCAACTGCAATCAcaggaaattttttaaaaaatgtataaTAAAATCGATGCAACACCACAGAACACACCGAATAATACTATTCCAAGAAGAAGAATGAATTACCCTGAAATCTCAAGGAAAAAGTGGTTCTGCACAGCACAAGCGCCCACGTTAGACGCAAAGGGAACTAAGGGGGGTGCCGGCAAATCTCGAAACGAGGAAAAATAGAGAGGTGGGGAGGGAAAAAAAGATCGGTTGAGAACACCAAGGGTAAATATGTGACTGAGTAGGCGCGTGCGTATGCAAGGTAGCGACAATGTCAATCCTCCGCGTGCGGGCGCAGGTTAGTTCCTCCGGGTATTCACTGTTCAACCTTCTCTTCATTGAATGAATTATCCAAATTGATTACTTGACACTTGAAATGCTCAATCGAGAGAAGATTTTGTTGAATTTTGTATCGACAAGTGAAAAAGTTCGAGGTCTAAAGTTTTGGCTtccattatttattttaaattaacttTAAAATGATTTAAGCAATTACATGTGATTTGACATAAAATAAAGGATAATGATTACGCCAAAATCGATgtatttgttttaaattatgtagACAATGGATACTTTCAAATTTTCCATTTGGGGAAATTCTTTTTACGTTATTCTACAATATACGACCATGCAATATGTAAATATAGACTATAGTTCGTAGAACCCTAGGCTCTAAGCTCAATAAGATGAAAGAAAGAAAGCTCCAACCCCTAGGGGTTCGGCAAAGATGTTCCTTTTCTCCTTCGCACAACACAAACAAATGAAAACTACGACAATTTCTTTTTTGTTACTTGATTATAATAAAGTACAAAAGCCAACTTATAACAAACATTATTATTCAGCACAATGACATGTAAACGCCATAGTGTCAAAATCCATATGATCGTCTCAATGACATGTAAATGCTTGGACAAAATGAAATTCATATTGAGAAAAGGGAGAAAAGATAGAATTCCCGGTTTGAATTCAAGTGATTACCTTGCTTTGATAGTCCTCTCTACATAATCATATAAGCTACTATGACCATGAATACCTCCTGCCACAAGATATTGAATGATCTCTAAGAGTGAACAAATTTGTTTCAGCAATTTTTGTTTTCGAGATTCCTCTATTATTGCGGAAACATCTGATCGCATAATCTCCATTCGAAGAAAAATTTGTAATTCATAACTGTTGCACAGTCAAGGAAGCACATAAAAATAAAGCTATTTTGCAACTTTAGATGCTCTTAGAATTAGGAATATAAAATGACAAAACAAAGGATACTCTTTGAGTATATTTTCTGATGAAGTCGGGGGTTGAGATGCTTTTGTGAGCGAATCTTGTTCCTTCTGCATCTCTTTCATTTCCTTGGGTTCCCTTAGGAGAAGTTCCATCAATTTGCCATCAAAGGCATCACTGCAAGAACCATCCCGAATTTGCATTTGTGATTGATCGATAGAATTATAGTCTCACGCTTTTGATGCAACCAGTGAATGAATGATTTGACCACTCGCTGTGCCAGATTCTGCAAGTCTGTTCCAGATCCCAGAACCTGCTGGATTCTCTTTGGAAGATTGCTAAAAAAGGATTCTGAGGTCTCCGAGCTTGAAATAAGCATAGCTTCTTCCATTGCAGATGGAACACAGGAGGCAGAAAATATCTCCCTGAACTTGGATCGGTGAGATGTTCTTAAGCAATATGGATCAATCTTATCAATTTGTTTCATCCAGCAATTCAAGAACTTCAACTTTTTAGAATTTTTCAAACTGTCCGGCAGTGTAAACCTCAAACATGTCCATTTGAGATCCTTCAAATGCTGCCTTGCAGAAGGAACTCCATGTCATCTACTGATACAGTTGAATTCGTTTCTCTTTCCTCTTTACAACCACgtgtttttcataatttccaGATGTTGAGGACTCAGTTTGGGAATCAAAACGTGGATTTGAGTCAGGTAACTCTTCGGCACAAGTATCATGGACCTGATCATCTATCCTCCGCAATTTGGATTGACTAATACAATTAGACAAAACATTACCACGGTCCATGATGGAGAGAATTGCCAAATGAGCTGTGAGAGGCTTTAGACTGCCAATGCATGTATGTCCATTGCTACTCAAGAGGGAGACAGAAGCCGAGCAACTGTTATTATGGAGAAAGATCAAAAAATTTTCCAGGTGGGGATCTGACTTCTGTAAGTGACTCTATCCATGTCTTTATGCAGTGATTCAAGAACCCTGTCAGCCAAAAAGTCCCCACTACATTTATTTCTAACTTTTCCCATCTCTTCAAGGAACTCGCACACAAAAACATGCTCTGAATAGCATTCAATCTTCTCAAGATCACAATATCCAGGCACAGCCTTGACATATAACTTTATATTACCATCACCAAACGGACTCAAAAAAGAGTCTTCATCATGGTCTTCACCTTGTGAATCCTTGGAGTCCAAGTTACCAAGTGCATGATTGTTTCTAATAGCACTAGGAAAACTCTTCAATTTCACAAACTCGAGATCACAACACTTGTATTCTAAAGGCATCCCCTTTGTATTCAATATCTCGAGATTCAACTGACCACCGCATTTGCTCTCATCCTTACCACCAAAATCCACGAAATCAAATGGTACCCaatttttggataaatcaaCCCTAAGGGCAACAAAGCTGAGCCCAAAACAATACAATTGGTCAAGCAAAATCCCCAACCCATTTTCCTGATACAATTCACAAGAATTTGTGATTGGGTCACGTATTTATAGTCTAATTTCTTATCATTGATGTTTTCAAGCCATAATTCGTCACTATTAACATCAATCCAACATACATGCAGATCCCTGCTTAAAAAAGCCTCCCTCACAGCACAAACTATACCATCAAACTTCAGCAATAATTCTTCAGAATCATGCCAACTAATAGAATTTAGCAGAAACTTTAACGGAGAAAACAATAGAACCAAATTCGaaggaattttaaaaaattcgcTAAACATTGATTTATCCCTACCTACAGAAATTTCGTGCTCATTCTCCCAACCATAATCGTGAATGAGCTGAAGCAGCGCGCTTTGAATATTCAGAAAATGTGGCCTTCCCAGAGGATTTGGCATATCAAGAAGGAACTGAGTTTAGGTTGTTCGACAGGGACGCTAATGTTTCTAGAGGGAAGTTGAAAGAGATCGAGGGAGAGCAAAGGTGACGAGGAACTCGTCAGCTGATCTGAGCGGAGACAGTGATGACAAGAATAATTTATAGGCAAAGAGCGAGGTGTAGAGCGGCGGGAAATGCAGCAAACGAGACGCGGCGGAGATTACAGTAGCGATGTAGGCCGACGGATTTTGGAAAGAGAAGAGGGGTTGGAGGTCAATCAGGAAAACCAGGGCGTTGTATTTTGGAAAAATCTACTAGTTGTGGCTGATTCACTGCCATTCGTGAAGATCCAGTTGCTAGACGGCCAAACTACCGTCCTCCGGCGACAAGGTGGCTATGTCCTCCGCTCCGGAGGACACGACTAGAACGCTTTCAAGATCTGGAGTTTAAAGGGAAAAATGAAATGGCgggcaattttttttttgcatggtGTTggtcaatgaaaaatattgaatttacgattttaatattattcattattttattaatgaCGGACAcgtaaataaatataatgagTGAATAACATGTTAAATACACACACAATTTGCTTGGAGCTGGGATAGGACGAcggataattataaatatatatagtaaaattatttataattataattttttgtacacaatcaaatgtttttaaaaaataaaatgtaatCAATTAATGCATCATATTTCATACTAAACATGACATAATCTGAGAATGTGAACCTTATGATATAGGCTTACTGTGTTGTGTGTATCACCAACCTACCATCGAAAAATGGAAACCGGATTTAATTTGTGCAAATAAATTTAGATAATTCTTAGAATAGTTTAATTTAGCCAATGAATTATTTAGAAATTGTATGTATATTCTAAGAATTATGAAACTAAAGTCTGATaagtttatattttatataaattaattgaatatatttttcgatatttttaaaaattcaaatctgTGATGTTcaacatgaaatatttgatttaaatttACTAGATATATtatcatataattaaaattttcaaaaataaagaaaaaaaggagtaaaaatatcaactTTAATCTCGGGATAAAAGCGAACCGGGCCTAAGGGCCCGCGAGGTAGTGTATTATAAAAGAAGCATACAATTTCCATAAAATTTAAAACGTAAAGACTCGAACAACGCCAGCCAAGCTTCCTGTTCTCCCTTTTCCCTTTGCCGTTTTTGGTTTCAATTTTAAGATAAGATTATCGAGAGACTTGGTGGAAATTCTGCTGATCGTATTCAGAAAGTGTTATTGTTGTCTGAATGATTAATTAGTTAATCATTTGGGTGGGTTGAATAAGTAATCGCATCGGATAATTAAACAATAACCGACCAAGAGATCGATTGTGCGATTCTGAGGAATGGCGGTTCGATCCCCAATTTCGACTCTGCTGCTCTCTTTTTTTGCAACTATTGCTTCTTTGTACGTTGCTGGCAGGTAAATTGAATCTTCACACTTTTTACATGGTTTGTTAACACTTACTTTCATTTCTCTTCCTGGATTTTTTTCCTGTTGTTTTTTtagttgttattattattactatgtAATTGGTGTAATTGTATGTTTTGGGCGAAGTGATCTGTTGAAAACTCAAATATTACGGAGTTGCAGATTTCTGAGATAGATTTGCTTGATATGAACACAGTAGagcttatttatttattgttattattattttaattttaactaGAATGTATATTTTTATGCAGATTGTGGCAGGATGCAGAGATTAGGGTTTACTTAGCAAAAGAGCTTGATAGAATAACTGGTCAGGTGAAAAAATTACTCCTCGAACACTATAGTTTTATTGATAAGAGTGACAACAAAACGTTATTTACGATCTCATGGTCTCTAATTGGTGGGCTTTAATTCTAGTTATGTCTCTTGTTGTGTGTACTTTTTACAATCGTTAACTATATGTATTGTCAAGTAAATCAATGTGTGATCACTTTGTATGTGTCTGTTTTTAGGCAACGTTACACAATCATGAACTATTTGTAAAGTCAAGTGTAAACGTAAGCAACTGCTTACCTGAAAAAATCTGGCTTGCACGACATCAGGTTTTTATGGACTTgttaacttaaaaatatatgGCTGCAATATGCTATTATGCACAATGATATTCAACTGGTAATTTGCATTACACCTTAAATTATAATGTGGTAACTTTTGTATGGATTCATgtacttttatttatgtttcctAAAAAGATATACAAAATCGCTGTGAACCCTGCAATAGCTTTCCCCTGTCAAATGTGCACGACCAGGAATAATTTCTAAGGGTTTCAGCTTAAGATCATTCGTTGTATTGTCAGGAAAAAACGGTGATGTCAGTCGATGATTCATGGAGGATCATACAATGCAGGTGGCCTTATCTTCCTCTTTTGTCCGTTTTCACTAGTCCAAAATTTTATCATTCTGTCATTATGTACAATTTATCAAAATCACATCTACTAGGGAACAGCAGAAGAAGTTGTTGGACTTGGAGATGGAACTTGCTGCTGCCAGACAGGAGGGTTTTGTTTCAAAGCATTTATCTGAAACGAACAGGACTCCTAAAGTCGTTGTTATAGGAATACTTACGGGATTCGGACGCAGGAATAAAAGAGATGCCATACGCCAGGCATGGATGGGAACTGGTATATTTGCACTTCTCGTGCTctattattttcttttcttgaTACTTGAGTTTAATCCAAATGGAAGTTGCATCTCACCTGTgaaagagtttgaagtatcCTATCTTTTCCctattttgattttctttatcCTGTTTACTCTCTATGAATAGTTTTCAGTGTATGCACTGGTTTTCTGTTGCAAGTGCTACCATGTTTCTgttacattgtttatatatgTATCTAGGTACATCTTTGAAAAAAATGGAGGATCAAAAGGGTGTCATTGTTCGATTTGTCATTGGGAGAAGGTATGCTTTTCTGCTCTGACCTGCTTTCAGCATTTGTATATGCACTAGATTGGTGTTGCACTCATTTGGATTTCACTAATGTTAATTATCAGTTCCAATCGAGGAGACAGCTTGGACAGGAGTATCGATAATGAAAACAAGCACActaatgatatttttatccttGTATGTCAGTTTGCTCCATATATTTTCTTCGGGTTTTTTGTTCTTACATCATCATTTGTTCAATATAGTTCTCTTATAGCCAAGATGGAAATCAAATGAgtgcaaaattattattatgctatttttttaatatgaatTCAATATACATGTTGCATTCATGCTGCTAACTTTTATAACTGTTGGCATAAGCTGGGACTAACACTCTTTGGTAACTCATATTTCAAACTTTCAATTAGGAAAACCATGTAGAGGCACCTGAAGAATTACCAAACAAGACAAAATTATTTTTCGCACATGCTGCGGAAAGTTGGGATGCTAGCTTTTATGCAAAAGTCAATGATGATGTGTATGTAAATGTTGGTGAGTACAGATTTCAATCCTTTTTTCCCATGAGAATTTCAAATTTCTATGTTTTTTAATATAAACAGTAATTATATTGAAGTTTCTTCTACAAATTCCTTGGATTTTTCTTTATGAATGAATCTAAAAGTGGTAGTAAATCTATATAAGCATTTTTTAGAGGTCACAAAATGCTTTATTTACCTTTTTCACAGATGCCCTGGGGCATATCCTTGCCTCGCATCTTGACAAGCCTCGTGTATATATTGGGTGTATGAAATCTGGAGAAGTTTTCAATGTACAGTAAGTGTGACAAAACTTTGACTCTAAAGTGGCTTACGTTGAAAGTTAGCTGTTGATGTCTTGATATCATCTGATATGAATGACTGCTGTGAAATATTTATTTGCTATAACTATGCAGGGGCCACAAATGGTTTGAACCAGACTGGTGGAAATTTGGAGATGGAAAAACGTTAGTATTTAGTTTAAGAATCTTCTATCCAGTTTACCATTATGAAATTTAATTTCCCAACATAAATTTCTCTTTTTATGGCTAAAAAAGGATAGCAATGAAGTCATACTTACTCTCACCCTTGAATGAAAGAGTCCCTTGTCACCCTACGATGTGAATGTAATGATTGTTTAGTCGTTCAGAAAGTAGCTATTTAAAAATACTTCTCACGCTAAACACGTACTCtgaacttaataaattatttttacacTGAACAGTTACTTCCGCCATGCCTCTGGTGAGATGTTTGTGATATCTCAGGCTTTGGCCAGGTTCATTTCAATCAACAGGTAAATGTCATGGCAGAAGCTTTGATTTCGCTCGTTGATAGGTGAGATTTGACATTTTTTTCCTCTTAATGTCAGGTCGATTCTTCGTTCATATGCCCATGATGATGTTAGTGTTGGTTCCTGGTTTATCGGGGTTGATGTCCAGCATATGGACGAGAAGAAATTTTGCTGCTCAGCTTGGTCCACAGGTCTGTCTCTGGAAACTAAACTGATGCTATAAGacatctgaatttttttttatcaccaTGTATAACTCGAAAAATGTCATGTGATTTTCAGGTTCGATATGTTCTGGTGTATGATGTGGTGTTGTTGAAATCTCCGCCAACTTTTCAATATGATAGGAATACATCTCTTCTTTTAACCGGTGAAAACTGTTCTTTTCCGAGCCAGGGGCTAGGATAGTGGCAACTCTGAAAATAGGCCTTTTTCCCCCGAGACACTCGGAAATATGTTGTTCCTAGTTTAGAGATTATTAGTCATGGAGTAAAAAAGAGCTGGGTCATGTATGTGGCTTAATTTgttcatttttttataaatcgGCGTAAATGAAAATCTTGTGCAATTatgtatttttttgttttcttcccCATAGCTATGCGATCTAGTGGTGATAGTATTACACTCCATATATCtattaaagataaaatttgtttgtGCGTATGTCAAATGatcgattatttattttaatgaattattcattaaaaaaaactgATCGATTATAATTTCATCTTTGTTTGACTATGATAAGTGATGCTACTATGCTTGGTTTCATGTGGTAAAACTAAACTttgtaaattattttaacaTAAATTAAATTGAGTAAAATTGTATATGAAAGTAAAAGGTGTCgtctaattttgttttttttaaaaaaatggaatGCTACGCCTACGATCtttgtttctttctttttttaaaaaaaaaaaaagaaaggaaaagaaagaagaagaacGCTTCAACATTCGTTTTTGGGAGTTGGTGGGGGATGCAACAAATAATACATTTTAGAGAGAGTTGTTGAAATGTACCAAAATATCAATTTGAATAGATATTGGAatatatctttattttaaatatttttgatgTTATTATTGTTCATCTAattcatattatttatttggtaTCGTATTATTAATATTcgattttttaataatcataattttattaatttaactATCTGTACAAATTAAtactagtattttaaaaaataatttttttacatgtttcaataaaaatttaaaatataatttaagtttttttt from Primulina tabacum isolate GXHZ01 chromosome 3, ASM2559414v2, whole genome shotgun sequence encodes:
- the LOC142540328 gene encoding hydroxyproline O-galactosyltransferase HPGT1-like isoform X3 is translated as MEDHTMQKKLLDLEMELAAARQEGFVSKHLSETNRTPKVVVIGILTGFGRRNKRDAIRQAWMGTGTSLKKMEDQKGVIVRFVIGRSSNRGDSLDRSIDNENKHTNDIFILENHVEAPEELPNKTKLFFAHAAESWDASFYAKVNDDVYVNVDALGHILASHLDKPRVYIGCMKSGEVFNVQGHKWFEPDWWKFGDGKTYFRHASGEMFVISQALARFISINRSILRSYAHDDVSVGSWFIGVDVQHMDEKKFCCSAWSTGSICSGV
- the LOC142540328 gene encoding hydroxyproline O-galactosyltransferase HPGT1-like isoform X1; the protein is MAVRSPISTLLLSFFATIASLYVAGRLWQDAEIRVYLAKELDRITGQEKTVMSVDDSWRIIQCREQQKKLLDLEMELAAARQEGFVSKHLSETNRTPKVVVIGILTGFGRRNKRDAIRQAWMGTGTSLKKMEDQKGVIVRFVIGRSSNRGDSLDRSIDNENKHTNDIFILENHVEAPEELPNKTKLFFAHAAESWDASFYAKVNDDVYVNVDALGHILASHLDKPRVYIGCMKSGEVFNVQGHKWFEPDWWKFGDGKTYFRHASGEMFVISQALARFISINRSILRSYAHDDVSVGSWFIGVDVQHMDEKKFCCSAWSTGSICSGV
- the LOC142540328 gene encoding hydroxyproline O-galactosyltransferase HPGT1-like isoform X2 codes for the protein MEDHTMQQKKLLDLEMELAAARQEGFVSKHLSETNRTPKVVVIGILTGFGRRNKRDAIRQAWMGTGTSLKKMEDQKGVIVRFVIGRSSNRGDSLDRSIDNENKHTNDIFILENHVEAPEELPNKTKLFFAHAAESWDASFYAKVNDDVYVNVDALGHILASHLDKPRVYIGCMKSGEVFNVQGHKWFEPDWWKFGDGKTYFRHASGEMFVISQALARFISINRSILRSYAHDDVSVGSWFIGVDVQHMDEKKFCCSAWSTGSICSGV